A portion of the Cryptomeria japonica chromosome 5, Sugi_1.0, whole genome shotgun sequence genome contains these proteins:
- the LOC131033679 gene encoding LOW QUALITY PROTEIN: probable CoA ligase CCL5 (The sequence of the model RefSeq protein was modified relative to this genomic sequence to represent the inferred CDS: inserted 2 bases in 1 codon): MGLLSSNGVTPTAESNDLELLSEGLDGVGKSGSIQHCHGSDMNNSTDFSELQRLASLLEEIYGLLATGSTIVVLSKSELGEMLAAIEKYRVTYLPLVPXHSVLSGGAPLSKELTEEFISRFPYITIMHGYGLTETTAIGASTDSQDESRHYGTAGMLAPNTDAKIVDPDSGLALPPNQMGELWLRGPTIMKSYFSNPEATTSALDENGWLRTGDLCYIDNEGYVFVVDRLKELIKYKGYQVAPAELEALLLSHPEIADVAVIPFPDKEAGQVPMAYIVRKQGSTLFEATVVDFVAKQVAPYKKVRRVAFVSGIPKTAAGKILRKDLIKLSASRL; encoded by the exons ATGGGACTGTTGAGTAGCAATGGTGTCACTCCAACTGCAGAATCCAATGATTTGGAGTTGTTGAGTGAGGGTTTGGATGGTGTGGGAAAGTCTGGTTCAATTCAGCACTGCCATGGGAGCGACATGAACAACTCCACCGATTTTTCTGAGTTGCAGCGACTGGCTTCTTTGCTTGAGGAAAT ATATGGGCTGCTGGCCACTGGGTCAACTATTGTTGTGCTATCCAAGTCTGAGTTGGGGGAAATGCTTGCGGCTATTGAGAAGTACAGAGTGACCTATTTGCCTCTTGTCCC GCATTCTGTGCTTAGTGGTGGGGCACCCCTCAGCAAAGAGTTAACTGAAGAGTTTATTTCTAGATTTCCTTACATCACAATAATGCAC GGTTATGGGCTGACAGAAACAACAGCAATAGGAGCATCCACGGACAGCCAAGATGAGAGCAGACACTATGGAACAGCAGGCATGTTGGCCCCAAATACCGATGCAAAGATAGTGGATCCTGATTCAGGCCTTGCTCTCCCTCCAAATCAAATGGGAGAGCTATGGCTTCGGGGCCCAACCATCATGAAAA GCTACTTCAGCAATCCAGAAGCTACTACTTCGGCTTTGGACGAAAATGGGTGGCTGCGTACAGGCGATCTCTGCTACATTGATAACGAAGGCTATGTCTTTGTAGTGGACAGGCTCAAAGAACTCATAAAATACAAAGGTTATCAG GTTGCTCCAGCAGAATTAGAAGCACTTCTGCTCTCTCATCCTGAGATTGCTGATGTCGCAGTGATACC GTTTCCGGATAAAGAAGCAGGCCAGGTTCCAATGGCGTATATCGTAAGAAAACAGGGCAGTACACTCTTTGAAGCTACGGTTGTCGACTTTGTTGCCAAACAG GTGGCACCTTACAAGAAGGTTCGCAGGGTGGCTTTTGTGAGTGGGATTCCAAAAACTGCAGCGGGCAAGATACTAAGAAAGGACTTGATCAAACTTTCTGCATCAAGACTTTAA